A window of Photobacterium sp. GJ3 contains these coding sequences:
- a CDS encoding toxin TcdB middle/N-terminal domain-containing protein, with the protein MGAPSFSGEISAVSPTVINLPSGPGTIQGLGEGFSTELNTGTSQDQIVLSFPKGRNDFTPTVAVDYDSGYGNGVVGIGRRISLPSIKRQTVKGLPQYNEVSPDIFVNESGKELVHVGNQLYRAEVEGQFIQYQRLKNGWTVQLPNGTTWTLGTKLSSVITSPGGEKVYQWNIDSAQDSQGNVIQYHYTQLDQTQAVYLSDIKYNDDQSLIHFEYEHRADPIVNYRPGFELTQLSRLKKIAVRNQGKPVYAYEFGYEAIHDWQMLSRLSSVEKVASNGVDRSPKTSYQYTEFSAADFTTHYIPSGQYLPVASKDADFVDINADGLPDFINTGFSPNQYWINQGKDDQGTVKFSDQQKMTTHSLSKLSASGVKWADVNGDGKINIVNATSQKTNVFSLDSNHDWQFDNDYGRPQLRLQNSNARLIDMNHDRLADILMTVTNSSGGVISHSVALNHGAGWDDAISLPVPHLAERTVLGTPNTLMADMNGDGLPDLVSLGKSRLMFFPNRGLEGFGDAVDFRNFGTIGRELFSIKNVRFADVNHDGLSDLIYLNGIRVVIWPNKGLSGEQGQFSFGKPLRLTHPDRIAASKVSMADVDGNGVTDIVWFRAGKRDKSMSYMTLVPGDLPNQLKSVSNGIGKTSQIRYGTIAEEMQRDTEQGRHWPHTVPLAMQIVKEVIHRDASRPAVSDIKQYHYHNGYYSAKERQFVGFEHAEEIEPPSEAAPGVSTFFSFLLGLDDKSLRGKIASVIKKDQLGKTYWAETSTWHSRKLFDSVDDQRQVTFATVIKKQRDVIELGQGVPVTLTWEYDFDDFGNMTRLLEKGSQSGQWQEQRETLWRYSAENQTSLDHGLLNKPIEKIVKDGTGRIATKEQWYYDDESFGLGQFGEVTQGNLTAHRRWVNPDISSATVLAKRFRYDQYGNVIAIYGPLHGQQPGHWTTIAYENGLYPVAENTHLGGATLNAAARYDQHLGLMVSFTDYNASETSFAYDGLGRVKSIVKPGDSLSAPTQTFEYHYQQDFGGSSVNWVGIHQRLESGGRAIASRQYFDGSGRRLMTTAESEQGVVVRQQHRYDARGHQHKVYLPYFASTLGYQSAPTSVYTSSEYDGLGRLVRKQIPSTSSHGATYTEAIYHPQQVWIQDSEQTLAGGRHAGAGKWLVYDGFGQLREVRENVGVGRDGEQGSLQEWVTRYDFDVVGNFTRLTDAFGNQRVMAYDGLGRNTFINDPNRGLRWHQYDAANNRTASVNGRGVVEVYSYDGMNRLVEESSYLDKSLVSPMNRAFPQIVRTNAKRRVHYRYDGSGDAALKYLKGRLSEVTDESGHHWYGYDANGRRVLEKRQMIALGERTPIFTTQREYNSAGKLTQQVYPDNTSVHYEYGAGGELTSIPGVIDAVSFSAAGRFSQVGLSNGVTSTYEYDALTRLRNVQTTRANDHLSLQSLQYEYDAVSNLLAIEDGRSVADKQTIATELGQSEKAYDLDQSRAYTYDDWYRLATEQNKLTLTEYRFDPIGNLITKNSSNPLQSGNTLSLRYGGSHDASNTQRFGHVGQRDSALPGPNAVTLGQAAITYDEVGNRIREGAQSYSWDHQNRLASVKNTTHQATYAYDYNNQRRVKQVKATQGKTSTVFYISQDVEIRDGQMVKFVRLGNHRIAKSDQTGGPFRPGLFYVKQHLGSTELSLDDNAKVINAFNYEPFGELEEKLGQTEKTHYRFTDKEQDRESGLGYFSQRYMDHGLGQFITPDPVFATNERFIDPQQWSPYAYGRGNPLKYSDPEGESIYTDFDSYYSYGATAEINHKIKTMSDRIRKDTIQKLKNITSDCANTFGGVAVTAGTVTAFAPNPGTAATATGSGFISAGCGITNVAIDALDGDSFDTVGAVLTATGVAQVGAVGTMAKALPSKLKPALDVVDTLSGAAITGASIQNSTSGNTASDSGKISKSKSGNKNDGPGKSNDSSVDGSSKTDQENNHESSSDTNGTSEDN; encoded by the coding sequence CGGTCCCGGAACTATTCAGGGGTTAGGTGAAGGGTTTTCGACGGAATTAAATACCGGTACCAGCCAGGATCAAATCGTTCTGTCTTTTCCGAAAGGCCGAAATGATTTTACGCCAACGGTGGCGGTTGATTATGACAGTGGGTATGGCAATGGCGTCGTTGGTATTGGTCGTCGGATCAGCTTACCTTCAATTAAGCGCCAGACGGTAAAGGGATTACCTCAGTATAATGAAGTATCCCCCGATATTTTTGTGAATGAGTCTGGTAAAGAACTGGTTCATGTTGGGAATCAATTATACAGAGCGGAAGTTGAAGGCCAGTTTATTCAGTATCAACGATTAAAAAATGGCTGGACGGTACAGTTACCGAATGGAACAACATGGACATTAGGGACTAAATTATCGTCAGTGATTACGAGCCCTGGTGGTGAGAAAGTCTATCAGTGGAACATTGATTCAGCACAGGATAGTCAAGGCAACGTGATTCAATATCACTATACCCAACTGGATCAAACGCAAGCGGTTTACCTGTCTGATATTAAATATAACGACGATCAATCACTCATTCATTTTGAATATGAGCACAGGGCGGATCCGATAGTTAATTATCGACCCGGTTTCGAACTGACTCAGTTATCCCGACTCAAAAAGATCGCTGTACGTAATCAGGGGAAACCGGTTTACGCCTATGAATTCGGGTATGAAGCTATTCATGATTGGCAAATGTTATCGCGTTTGTCGTCTGTCGAGAAAGTCGCCTCGAATGGTGTGGATCGTTCGCCGAAGACATCCTATCAGTACACTGAATTTTCGGCGGCTGATTTCACAACGCACTACATACCCAGTGGCCAGTATTTACCGGTGGCCAGCAAAGATGCCGACTTTGTCGATATCAATGCGGATGGCTTGCCAGACTTTATCAATACTGGTTTTTCCCCAAATCAATATTGGATTAACCAAGGGAAGGACGATCAGGGCACCGTCAAATTTTCTGATCAGCAGAAAATGACCACCCACTCACTCAGTAAATTATCCGCTTCGGGCGTGAAGTGGGCTGATGTGAATGGCGATGGCAAAATCAACATCGTGAATGCGACATCTCAGAAAACCAATGTTTTTTCGCTCGACAGCAATCATGACTGGCAGTTTGATAACGATTACGGCCGCCCTCAGCTTAGGTTGCAAAACAGCAATGCGCGCCTGATTGATATGAATCATGACCGGCTGGCAGATATCTTGATGACCGTCACTAATTCTAGCGGGGGTGTGATTTCACATTCAGTCGCGCTCAATCATGGTGCTGGCTGGGATGATGCGATCAGCTTACCTGTCCCTCATCTTGCTGAGCGTACGGTGCTGGGAACGCCAAATACTTTGATGGCAGATATGAATGGAGACGGGCTGCCTGATTTAGTATCGCTGGGTAAATCCCGCCTGATGTTTTTCCCGAATCGTGGTCTTGAAGGGTTCGGGGATGCGGTTGATTTTAGGAACTTCGGTACTATTGGCCGTGAACTGTTCTCAATCAAGAATGTCCGTTTTGCAGATGTGAATCATGACGGACTGTCTGATCTGATTTATCTCAACGGGATTCGGGTGGTGATATGGCCGAACAAAGGATTATCCGGTGAACAGGGGCAATTTTCTTTTGGTAAACCCCTGCGGCTGACGCATCCGGATCGGATTGCGGCATCGAAAGTGTCGATGGCGGATGTCGATGGCAATGGTGTCACGGACATTGTTTGGTTTCGCGCAGGCAAGCGTGATAAGTCGATGTCTTATATGACACTGGTTCCCGGAGATTTACCGAATCAGCTGAAAAGCGTCAGTAACGGGATCGGGAAAACATCACAGATTCGATATGGCACCATCGCTGAAGAAATGCAGCGGGATACCGAACAAGGTCGGCACTGGCCGCATACTGTGCCTTTGGCAATGCAAATCGTGAAGGAAGTGATTCATCGTGATGCGAGTCGTCCTGCGGTTTCCGACATCAAGCAATATCACTACCACAATGGGTACTATTCCGCGAAGGAACGCCAGTTTGTTGGGTTTGAGCATGCTGAAGAAATCGAACCCCCGAGTGAAGCGGCTCCGGGCGTGAGTACATTTTTCTCATTTCTGCTGGGACTCGATGATAAATCGTTACGTGGCAAGATAGCGTCTGTCATTAAGAAAGATCAGTTGGGCAAAACTTACTGGGCAGAAACGTCGACCTGGCACAGCCGAAAGTTGTTTGACAGTGTTGATGATCAACGCCAGGTGACTTTTGCCACTGTGATTAAGAAGCAGCGCGATGTCATTGAGCTGGGGCAAGGTGTGCCTGTCACGCTGACCTGGGAGTATGATTTTGACGACTTCGGGAATATGACGCGTTTACTGGAAAAAGGCAGTCAGAGTGGGCAATGGCAGGAACAGCGTGAAACCCTGTGGCGATATAGTGCTGAGAACCAGACTTCATTGGATCATGGGCTGTTAAACAAGCCGATAGAAAAAATTGTCAAAGACGGCACAGGCAGAATTGCGACGAAAGAACAGTGGTATTACGACGATGAGAGCTTTGGGTTGGGTCAGTTTGGTGAGGTAACTCAGGGAAATCTCACCGCTCACCGACGTTGGGTGAATCCTGATATTTCATCGGCCACGGTTCTGGCCAAGCGCTTTCGTTATGATCAATATGGGAATGTGATCGCGATTTATGGTCCGTTGCATGGTCAACAGCCCGGTCACTGGACAACCATTGCCTATGAAAATGGCTTGTACCCTGTTGCTGAAAACACACATTTAGGCGGGGCAACGCTGAATGCAGCTGCGCGATATGATCAGCATCTGGGCTTGATGGTGTCTTTCACGGATTATAATGCCAGCGAAACATCTTTTGCTTATGACGGCCTTGGCCGGGTCAAATCCATCGTGAAGCCCGGTGATAGCCTGAGTGCTCCTACACAAACCTTTGAATACCACTATCAGCAAGATTTTGGCGGAAGTTCGGTGAATTGGGTAGGGATCCACCAGCGCTTGGAGTCTGGTGGTCGGGCAATCGCGTCGCGCCAGTATTTTGATGGGTCTGGGCGAAGGTTAATGACAACTGCTGAAAGTGAGCAAGGGGTTGTTGTGCGTCAACAACATCGATATGACGCAAGAGGCCATCAGCATAAAGTATACCTGCCGTATTTCGCATCGACGCTGGGCTATCAGTCTGCGCCGACGTCAGTATACACGAGCAGTGAATACGATGGGCTAGGCCGGCTGGTTCGCAAACAGATTCCTTCAACATCAAGCCACGGTGCAACCTACACCGAGGCTATATATCACCCTCAGCAAGTCTGGATACAGGATTCAGAACAAACATTGGCAGGCGGGCGCCACGCTGGTGCTGGGAAATGGCTTGTTTACGACGGCTTTGGCCAGCTCAGAGAAGTACGAGAAAATGTCGGCGTAGGCCGTGATGGTGAGCAGGGATCATTACAGGAATGGGTGACCCGGTACGATTTTGATGTGGTCGGTAACTTTACCCGCCTGACTGATGCTTTTGGAAATCAGCGCGTAATGGCTTACGACGGCCTTGGACGAAATACGTTTATCAATGATCCGAACCGGGGACTGCGCTGGCATCAGTATGATGCTGCCAATAACCGGACCGCTTCTGTCAACGGGCGTGGTGTCGTTGAGGTGTATTCGTACGATGGCATGAACCGACTGGTTGAGGAAAGCAGTTATCTGGACAAAAGTTTAGTGAGCCCAATGAATCGTGCTTTTCCCCAGATTGTCAGAACCAATGCAAAACGCCGGGTCCATTACCGCTACGATGGCAGTGGCGATGCGGCACTGAAATATCTGAAAGGCCGACTGAGTGAAGTGACGGATGAGTCTGGCCATCATTGGTATGGCTATGATGCCAACGGTCGCCGGGTGCTGGAGAAACGGCAAATGATTGCATTGGGTGAGCGGACACCGATTTTTACCACCCAACGTGAATACAACAGTGCCGGTAAGCTGACTCAGCAGGTTTATCCGGATAATACATCGGTGCATTATGAATACGGAGCGGGCGGCGAGTTAACATCAATTCCCGGTGTGATTGATGCAGTGTCATTCAGCGCTGCTGGCCGTTTCAGTCAGGTGGGTTTATCGAATGGCGTGACCAGTACATACGAGTACGATGCTTTAACACGGCTGCGCAATGTCCAGACAACGCGTGCGAATGACCATCTTTCGTTGCAATCATTGCAGTATGAATATGATGCGGTTTCAAATTTGCTCGCTATTGAAGATGGCCGTTCTGTGGCGGATAAACAGACGATAGCGACGGAGCTGGGCCAGTCTGAGAAAGCGTATGATCTGGATCAGTCACGGGCATACACCTATGACGACTGGTACCGGCTGGCAACAGAGCAAAATAAGCTGACCCTGACAGAGTACCGGTTTGACCCGATTGGCAACTTGATCACTAAAAATTCGTCAAACCCACTTCAGTCGGGGAACACCTTGTCGTTGCGTTATGGCGGTAGCCATGATGCATCAAATACACAGCGTTTTGGTCATGTGGGACAAAGAGATTCAGCGCTGCCGGGACCAAATGCGGTCACATTGGGGCAGGCTGCAATCACATATGATGAGGTCGGAAACCGGATCCGCGAGGGGGCGCAGTCTTATTCCTGGGATCACCAAAATCGTTTGGCCAGTGTGAAAAACACTACGCATCAGGCAACTTACGCATACGACTACAATAACCAACGTCGTGTGAAACAAGTTAAAGCGACACAAGGGAAAACGAGTACAGTCTTTTACATCAGTCAGGATGTAGAAATTCGTGATGGCCAGATGGTTAAGTTTGTGCGCTTAGGGAACCACCGGATCGCCAAATCAGATCAGACTGGTGGCCCGTTCCGCCCCGGCTTATTTTATGTCAAGCAGCACCTGGGTTCGACAGAGCTCTCGCTTGACGATAATGCAAAGGTTATTAATGCCTTCAATTATGAGCCGTTTGGCGAGCTTGAGGAAAAACTGGGTCAAACAGAGAAAACGCATTACCGCTTTACGGACAAAGAACAAGACCGTGAATCCGGATTAGGTTATTTTTCACAACGTTATATGGATCATGGGCTGGGTCAGTTCATCACGCCAGATCCCGTGTTTGCAACCAATGAACGTTTCATCGATCCGCAACAGTGGTCACCGTATGCATATGGGCGGGGAAATCCTTTAAAGTATTCGGACCCAGAAGGTGAGTCGATTTACACGGATTTTGATTCTTATTATAGCTATGGCGCGACTGCGGAAATTAATCATAAAATTAAAACTATGTCAGATAGGATACGTAAAGATACCATTCAAAAACTGAAAAATATAACTAGTGATTGTGCAAATACTTTCGGAGGGGTTGCAGTAACTGCTGGAACAGTAACAGCATTTGCTCCCAACCCCGGGACTGCTGCTACTGCTACAGGATCTGGTTTCATTTCTGCTGGGTGTGGGATCACGAATGTCGCAATTGATGCACTTGATGGAGATAGTTTTGATACAGTTGGAGCTGTACTTACTGCTACAGGGGTTGCACAAGTTGGGGCAGTTGGTACGATGGCTAAAGCTTTGCCATCAAAGCTGAAACCTGCATTGGATGTTGTGGATACACTTTCAGGTGCAGCAATAACAGGTGCTTCTATTCAAAATAGTACTTCGGGAAATACAGCCTCTGATAGCGGAAAAATTAGTAAAAGTAAATCTGGTAATAAAAACGATGGCCCCGGAAAATCGAATGATTCATCTGTTGATGGAAGCTCTAAAACAGATCAGGAAAATAATCATGAAAGTTCATCTGATACTAATGGAACTTCGGAAGATAATTGA
- a CDS encoding DUF2059 domain-containing protein yields the protein MMKKLILIIVTVFSFSVLADAHTESAENLLEALKIDESLEVTVEGFRPAMLSQYAQFVDPNNGDEATLAVSYSYIQRKILIDFYQSEKVRGAIISVYMDSFTQEELDNLVRFYQTPLGQKMVKESTVIQQKMQPIMMNEAKSIQPLVQELISDFKKEIQRMRDSNR from the coding sequence ATGATGAAAAAATTAATTTTAATTATTGTGACTGTTTTTTCTTTTTCAGTATTAGCGGATGCTCACACTGAATCTGCTGAAAATCTCCTTGAAGCTTTGAAGATAGATGAATCTCTAGAGGTCACGGTTGAAGGTTTTAGGCCTGCTATGTTAAGTCAATATGCACAGTTTGTTGATCCCAACAATGGCGATGAAGCAACACTTGCCGTGAGCTATAGCTATATCCAAAGAAAAATACTGATTGATTTTTATCAGTCAGAAAAAGTGAGAGGTGCGATCATTTCAGTCTATATGGATTCATTTACTCAAGAAGAACTCGATAATTTGGTTCGGTTCTATCAGACACCGCTCGGGCAAAAAATGGTGAAAGAATCAACGGTGATACAGCAGAAAATGCAACCTATCATGATGAATGAAGCGAAAAGCATACAACCTTTGGTTCAGGAACTCATCTCTGACTTCAAAAAAGAGATACAAAGAATGCGAGACAGTAACCGTTAA
- a CDS encoding DUF2059 domain-containing protein has product MMKKLILIIVTVFSFSVLADAHTESAENLIEALKIDESLEVTAKGFRPAMLSQYAQFIDPNNGDEATLAVSYSYIQRKILIDFYQSEKVRGAIISLYMDSFTQEELDNLVRFYQTPLGQKMVKESTVIQQKIQPILMNEAKSIQPLVQELISDFKKEIQRMRDSNR; this is encoded by the coding sequence ATGATGAAAAAATTAATTTTAATTATTGTGACCGTTTTTTCTTTTTCAGTATTAGCGGATGCTCATACTGAATCTGCTGAAAACCTCATTGAGGCTTTGAAGATAGATGAATCTCTAGAGGTCACGGCTAAAGGTTTTAGGCCTGCTATGTTAAGTCAATATGCACAGTTTATTGATCCCAACAATGGCGATGAAGCAACACTTGCCGTGAGCTATAGCTATATCCAAAGAAAAATACTGATTGATTTTTATCAGTCAGAAAAAGTGAGAGGTGCGATCATTTCACTCTATATGGATTCATTTACTCAAGAAGAACTCGATAATTTGGTTCGGTTCTATCAGACACCGCTCGGGCAAAAAATGGTGAAAGAATCAACGGTGATACAGCAGAAAATTCAACCTATCTTGATGAATGAAGCGAAAAGCATTCAACCTTTAGTTCAGGAACTCATCTCTGACTTCAAAAAAGAGATACAAAGAATGCGAGACAGTAACCGTTAA
- a CDS encoding thiol:disulfide interchange protein DsbA/DsbL translates to MLKKLFALATAALLSMSAQAATFSEGDYYQELELPKSSAPVVTEYFSFYCPHCYNFEPLIQQLKTEIPDNAKLQKNHVSFMGGNMGTSMSKAFATSVVLGVEDKMIPVLFQQIHQLNKPPRNDEALRQIFIDQGVSAEDFDGAFNSFAVNSMVNRYNKGFRESGLTGVPAVVVNNKYLVKTDKVKSAEEYFELINFLLKQ, encoded by the coding sequence ATGTTGAAAAAACTTTTTGCCCTGGCAACGGCTGCGTTGCTGTCTATGTCTGCGCAAGCAGCCACCTTCAGCGAAGGTGATTATTATCAGGAACTGGAACTGCCAAAATCGTCCGCACCGGTCGTTACCGAGTATTTTTCATTCTACTGCCCGCACTGCTACAACTTCGAGCCGCTGATCCAGCAACTGAAGACTGAAATCCCGGACAACGCCAAGCTGCAGAAAAACCATGTGTCCTTTATGGGCGGCAACATGGGCACTTCGATGAGCAAAGCGTTCGCGACTTCTGTGGTGCTGGGAGTTGAAGATAAAATGATCCCGGTTCTGTTTCAGCAGATTCACCAGCTGAACAAGCCACCACGCAACGACGAAGCCCTGCGCCAGATCTTCATCGATCAGGGTGTTTCAGCCGAAGACTTTGACGGCGCTTTCAACAGCTTCGCGGTTAACTCCATGGTGAACCGTTACAACAAAGGCTTCCGTGAAAGTGGCCTGACCGGCGTGCCAGCGGTTGTAGTAAACAACAAATACCTGGTGAAAACCGACAAAGTGAAATCCGCCGAAGAATACTTCGAGCTCATCAACTTCCTGCTCAAGCAGTAA
- a CDS encoding serine/threonine protein kinase — protein MTAHDDFSFADLTPDQLLNALESIGIYAASGLLPLNSYENRVYQFTSDEGQRFVTKFYRPQRWTDTQIQEEHDFAAELAGQDIPLAAPIAIGGHTLHHFEQHRFALFPSVGGREFEVDNFDQLEQVGRFLGRIHKVGQHKAFAHRPTLGLDEYLHQPRALLEQSTFIPTHLENAFFQDLDRLIKALSERWHNDWHTQRIHGDCHPGNILWRDGPLFVDLDDARNGPAVQDLWMLLNGSRADQLAQLDILLEAYSEFSDFDARELQLIEPLRGLRMVHYMAWLAKRWQDPAFPRAFPWFADAKYWEGQVLAIKEQLAALEEPPLQLMPQW, from the coding sequence ATGACAGCACACGATGATTTCAGCTTTGCTGATCTGACGCCGGATCAGCTGCTCAATGCACTGGAAAGTATCGGTATCTACGCCGCTTCCGGGCTGTTGCCACTCAACAGCTACGAAAACCGCGTTTATCAGTTTACCAGCGACGAAGGACAACGGTTCGTCACCAAGTTTTATCGTCCGCAGCGCTGGACAGATACGCAGATTCAGGAAGAGCATGACTTTGCCGCCGAGCTGGCCGGGCAGGATATCCCGCTGGCCGCGCCCATCGCAATCGGGGGCCATACACTGCACCACTTCGAGCAACACCGGTTTGCGCTGTTTCCCAGCGTCGGCGGCAGGGAATTCGAAGTCGATAACTTTGATCAGCTGGAGCAGGTCGGTCGCTTTCTGGGCCGGATCCACAAAGTCGGTCAACACAAGGCCTTCGCACACCGGCCAACCTTAGGGTTGGATGAATACCTGCATCAGCCCAGAGCACTGCTGGAACAGTCAACTTTCATTCCGACACATCTGGAAAATGCTTTCTTTCAGGATTTAGATCGTCTGATTAAAGCCCTGAGCGAACGCTGGCACAACGACTGGCACACGCAACGCATTCACGGCGACTGCCATCCGGGCAATATTTTATGGCGCGACGGCCCGCTGTTTGTCGATTTAGATGATGCCCGCAATGGCCCGGCCGTGCAGGATTTGTGGATGCTGCTCAACGGCAGCCGTGCCGATCAATTGGCGCAGCTGGATATCCTGCTGGAAGCCTACAGCGAGTTTTCCGATTTTGATGCCCGTGAATTGCAACTTATTGAACCATTACGTGGTCTTAGGATGGTGCATTACATGGCATGGTTAGCAAAACGCTGGCAAGATCCGGCGTTTCCGCGTGCATTTCCCTGGTTTGCAGATGCAAAATACTGGGAAGGGCAGGTGCTGGCCATTAAAGAACAACTGGCAGCCCTTGAAGAGCCGCCTTTACAGCTGATGCCACAATGGTAA
- the ccoG gene encoding cytochrome c oxidase accessory protein CcoG translates to MSQERIKIKDVTPQEFNPKTHKGGDDRFNPSNRIYVRAMKGVYQQLRQRMGWVMMGLFLILPWITYNDRQAILLDIGRQQFTIFGTTFWPQDLTLLASLLMVAAFALFFVTTFLGRVWCGYMCPQTVWTFIYIWFEEKLEGPANKRRTQDSKAITRELALRKTLKHVAWLAVALISGLTFVGYFLPIRELVTGFFTLNTSMLAAFWVLFFTFCTYGNAGWMRSIVCIHMCPYSRFQSAMFDKDTYIVGYDAERGEKRGPRSRKKDPKELGLGDCIDCNLCVQVCPTGIDIRDGLQYECINCGACVDACNQTMDKMGYPRDLITYTTEHKLEGKKTRVLRPKLIGYGAVMLAMFGLMAFLIANVQPMGLDVIRDRNQLFRINTEGLVENTYTLKILNKTQQSATYQLSVTGLEDVQWYGPKQVEVNAGEIYNLPISLGVDPYELDKPIVDIQFVMELQQDEETERLITDSRFIGELR, encoded by the coding sequence ATGAGCCAAGAGAGAATCAAAATCAAGGATGTGACTCCACAGGAGTTCAATCCGAAAACCCACAAAGGCGGCGATGACCGCTTCAACCCCAGCAACCGCATTTACGTGCGGGCGATGAAAGGGGTTTACCAACAGCTGCGCCAGCGAATGGGCTGGGTCATGATGGGACTGTTTCTGATTCTGCCCTGGATCACTTACAACGACCGTCAGGCCATCCTGCTCGATATTGGCCGTCAGCAGTTTACGATTTTTGGCACCACCTTCTGGCCACAGGATCTGACCCTGCTTGCCTCGCTGTTAATGGTCGCGGCCTTTGCCCTATTTTTTGTCACCACTTTCCTGGGCCGTGTCTGGTGCGGTTATATGTGTCCGCAAACCGTCTGGACCTTCATCTACATCTGGTTTGAGGAGAAACTCGAAGGCCCGGCGAACAAACGCCGGACACAGGACAGCAAAGCAATCACCCGTGAGCTCGCGCTCCGCAAGACCCTCAAACACGTCGCCTGGCTGGCCGTCGCGCTGATCAGCGGCCTGACCTTTGTCGGTTATTTCCTGCCTATCCGTGAGCTGGTGACCGGTTTCTTTACCTTGAACACCAGTATGCTGGCCGCGTTCTGGGTCCTGTTTTTCACCTTCTGTACCTACGGCAATGCAGGCTGGATGCGCTCCATCGTGTGTATTCACATGTGTCCGTATTCACGCTTCCAGTCCGCGATGTTCGACAAAGATACCTATATCGTCGGCTATGATGCTGAACGGGGTGAGAAACGTGGCCCACGTTCACGGAAGAAAGATCCGAAAGAACTGGGACTGGGTGACTGTATCGACTGTAATCTCTGTGTTCAGGTCTGTCCGACCGGGATTGATATCCGGGATGGTCTGCAATATGAGTGCATCAACTGTGGTGCCTGTGTCGATGCCTGTAACCAGACCATGGACAAAATGGGCTACCCGCGCGATCTGATCACTTACACCACAGAGCACAAACTGGAAGGCAAGAAAACCCGGGTGCTGCGACCCAAACTCATTGGTTATGGCGCCGTGATGCTGGCCATGTTTGGTCTGATGGCCTTCCTGATCGCCAACGTTCAACCGATGGGGCTGGATGTGATCCGGGATCGAAACCAGCTGTTCCGCATCAATACAGAAGGACTGGTCGAGAACACCTACACCCTGAAAATTCTCAACAAAACGCAGCAAAGTGCAACCTATCAGCTGAGTGTAACCGGGCTGGAAGACGTGCAGTGGTATGGTCCGAAACAGGTGGAAGTCAACGCCGGTGAGATCTATAACCTGCCGATCAGTCTGGGCGTTGACCCGTATGAACTGGACAAGCCGATTGTGGATATCCAGTTCGTTATGGAACTCCAGCAAGACGAAGAGACAGAGCGTCTGATCACAGACAGCCGTTTTATCGGGGAACTGCGATAA
- a CDS encoding YihD family protein, producing the protein MAEHRISELLTLLAPYWQQHPELNLTTVLAQLAQEAGFHGSLEALSDDMLIYQLKMGQTEKSAMIPGLAKDCEPDFKTALLKARGVLK; encoded by the coding sequence ATGGCCGAACACCGTATTTCAGAATTGCTGACCCTGCTGGCTCCTTACTGGCAGCAGCATCCAGAGTTAAACCTGACGACCGTCCTGGCCCAACTGGCACAGGAAGCCGGCTTTCATGGCAGTCTGGAAGCGCTGAGTGACGACATGCTGATTTACCAGCTCAAGATGGGGCAGACGGAAAAATCAGCCATGATCCCAGGACTGGCGAAAGACTGCGAACCGGATTTTAAAACAGCCTTGCTGAAGGCGCGCGGCGTCCTCAAATAA